In Luteitalea sp. TBR-22, one genomic interval encodes:
- a CDS encoding SUMF1/EgtB/PvdO family nonheme iron enzyme — protein sequence MTARLAAVVALALVAGAATVPLSSFQPAAAPAAPAIDPKEMKAVEEIRARILAKAKATPAAKAYTVTVPDTTATFGMAPIPAGEFDMGSADAAAPADQKPVRKVKLDAFWMMTTEVNWDAYLMFMFADQANEKAKPDAIVDALSRPTAPHLEMSFGRGNGGFPAISMTPHAANKYAQWLSAKTGEYYRLPTEAEWEYACRAGGAPALPEAQLAEVAWYQKNSGTQEFTDGTYHKLGSKKPNAWGLHDMLGNVMEWTADQYAPYVAGPQVNPWVRPTTSYPMAVRGGSWNDPADRVNCTIRYKSDPVWKERDPQLPTSLWYMTDAEWLGFRLVRPAKVPSAEEMYKAWNNGVEVDPY from the coding sequence ATGACCGCACGACTCGCGGCCGTCGTCGCCCTCGCCCTCGTGGCCGGGGCGGCGACCGTGCCGCTCTCCAGCTTCCAACCGGCCGCGGCCCCCGCCGCGCCGGCGATCGACCCGAAGGAGATGAAGGCCGTCGAGGAGATCCGCGCGCGCATCCTCGCCAAGGCGAAGGCGACGCCCGCGGCCAAGGCCTACACGGTCACCGTCCCCGACACCACGGCCACCTTCGGCATGGCGCCGATCCCCGCCGGTGAGTTCGACATGGGGTCGGCCGATGCGGCGGCGCCAGCCGACCAGAAGCCGGTCCGGAAGGTGAAGCTCGACGCGTTCTGGATGATGACCACCGAGGTCAACTGGGACGCGTACCTGATGTTCATGTTCGCCGACCAGGCCAACGAGAAGGCCAAGCCGGACGCCATCGTCGATGCGTTGAGCCGGCCGACCGCGCCGCACCTCGAGATGAGCTTCGGACGCGGCAATGGCGGCTTCCCGGCGATCAGCATGACGCCGCACGCCGCCAACAAGTACGCGCAGTGGCTCAGCGCCAAGACCGGCGAGTACTACCGCCTGCCGACCGAGGCCGAGTGGGAGTACGCCTGCCGGGCCGGTGGCGCGCCGGCGTTGCCGGAGGCGCAGCTGGCCGAGGTGGCGTGGTACCAGAAGAACTCCGGCACGCAGGAGTTCACCGACGGCACGTACCACAAGCTCGGCTCGAAGAAGCCGAACGCGTGGGGACTCCACGACATGCTCGGCAACGTGATGGAGTGGACCGCCGATCAGTACGCGCCGTACGTCGCGGGTCCGCAGGTCAACCCGTGGGTGCGCCCGACGACCTCGTACCCGATGGCCGTCCGCGGTGGCTCGTGGAACGACCCGGCCGATCGCGTCAACTGCACCATCCGCTACAAGTCGGACCCGGTGTGGAAGGAACGCGACCCGCAGCTGCCAACCAGCCTCTGGTACATGACCGACGCCGAGTGGCTCGGGTTCCGCCTGGTGCGCCCGGCCAAGGTGCCGAGCGCCGAGGAGATGTACAAGGCCTGGAACAACGGCGTCGAGGTCGATCCGTACTGA
- a CDS encoding ATP-binding protein, whose product MPSSLVGIMKGVGPRITDVDDVFLAIVGYTREDFERGQMDWTAMTPPEFLHLDEAGIQQAMAAGSGGFTVPYCKEFFRKDGSRVAVMLCCAFIPDAPPDTWMGYVVDLSRPVVARAEPKDAAASFGRIEPTAFYQRLIAELVRERTRLLSVFDSTTSLVWSVDPDLRLQVANQTYQARIRALRGRPLEVGESVLLPQLPDALRAKWTDWYHRALAGETFVCHTSADLTPPHSAWDHALAPIRDPSGRIVGASVVSQNVDARVRAERRAEQRERELLEAQRIARIGSWDWNLRTGKVTLSSSQQELLGLPPDSVVPPFEEHARFYTSESWQRLREAVALALAEGRPYTLDMELVGVPGVRWVVARGEPVYGEDGEVTGLHGITQDVTDRRQAEDERHRLEGLLIQAQKMEAIGQLAGGIAHDFNNLLTSVLLQLGELHATPDLSDAVRAGLLEIEAASQRAAGLTRQLLAFSRRQHLQLRDVELNALVTGFLGMLRRVIGEHVSLTFDGAPEALHLHADPGMLEQVVMNLVVNARDAMPRGGTIHVRTRPLVLGPHDVQGRPGARAGSFLALEVTDTGTGIADHDAPHLFEPFFTTKEAGKGTGLGLATAYGIVTQHGGWIEVESTMGVGATFRVVLPRADAEGRPAEPAKAPAAVPTARRARILLVEDETALRRLLVQVLERQGFTVQPAADGAEALHLWKARPEPFDLVVSDMIMPGGLSGAELLALIGRDDPTMRMLLISGYGASVEGTGPMLLQKPFTVEAFTDAVDQVLRQR is encoded by the coding sequence ATGCCCTCGAGCCTGGTCGGCATCATGAAGGGCGTCGGCCCGCGCATCACCGACGTGGACGACGTGTTCCTGGCGATCGTGGGCTACACGCGCGAGGACTTCGAGCGGGGCCAGATGGACTGGACCGCCATGACGCCGCCCGAGTTCCTCCACCTGGACGAGGCGGGCATCCAGCAGGCGATGGCCGCTGGCAGCGGCGGCTTCACGGTGCCCTACTGCAAGGAGTTCTTCCGGAAGGACGGCTCCCGCGTGGCCGTCATGCTGTGCTGCGCCTTCATTCCCGACGCCCCGCCCGACACGTGGATGGGGTACGTGGTGGACCTGTCGCGGCCGGTCGTCGCTCGTGCCGAGCCGAAGGACGCCGCGGCCAGCTTCGGGCGGATCGAGCCGACGGCCTTCTACCAGCGACTGATCGCGGAGTTGGTGCGGGAACGCACCCGCCTGCTGTCGGTGTTCGACAGCACGACGTCGCTGGTCTGGTCGGTGGACCCCGACCTCCGGTTGCAGGTGGCCAACCAGACCTACCAGGCACGGATTCGTGCCCTGCGTGGGCGCCCGCTCGAGGTCGGCGAATCGGTCCTCCTGCCGCAGTTGCCCGACGCGTTACGGGCGAAGTGGACCGATTGGTACCACCGGGCCCTGGCCGGGGAGACATTCGTCTGTCACACCTCCGCTGACCTGACCCCGCCCCACAGCGCCTGGGATCACGCGCTGGCGCCGATCCGTGACCCCTCCGGCCGGATCGTCGGGGCCAGCGTGGTGAGCCAGAACGTCGACGCCCGCGTGCGTGCCGAGCGGCGCGCCGAGCAACGCGAGCGCGAACTCCTCGAGGCGCAGCGCATCGCGCGCATCGGCAGTTGGGACTGGAACCTGCGCACGGGCAAGGTGACGTTATCGTCGAGTCAGCAGGAACTGCTCGGCCTGCCGCCCGACTCGGTGGTGCCTCCCTTCGAGGAGCACGCGCGCTTCTACACGTCCGAGAGCTGGCAGCGGCTCCGTGAAGCCGTGGCGCTCGCGCTCGCCGAGGGCCGACCGTACACCCTGGATATGGAACTGGTGGGTGTACCGGGCGTGCGGTGGGTGGTGGCGCGGGGTGAGCCCGTGTACGGCGAGGACGGCGAGGTCACGGGTTTGCACGGCATCACGCAGGACGTGACCGATCGACGCCAGGCCGAGGACGAGCGCCACCGGCTGGAAGGGCTGCTGATCCAGGCCCAGAAGATGGAGGCGATCGGCCAACTCGCCGGGGGCATCGCCCACGACTTCAACAACCTGCTCACGTCGGTGCTGCTCCAGCTCGGCGAACTGCACGCGACGCCCGACCTGTCGGACGCCGTGCGGGCGGGACTGCTCGAGATCGAGGCGGCCTCGCAGCGCGCGGCGGGTCTGACCCGGCAACTCCTCGCGTTCAGCCGCAGGCAGCACCTGCAGTTGCGGGACGTGGAGCTGAACGCGCTGGTCACCGGGTTCCTCGGGATGTTGCGTCGCGTCATCGGCGAGCACGTCTCGCTGACCTTCGACGGCGCGCCGGAAGCCCTGCACCTGCACGCCGATCCCGGCATGCTCGAGCAGGTCGTGATGAACCTCGTGGTCAACGCACGGGATGCCATGCCACGTGGCGGCACCATCCACGTCCGCACGCGTCCGCTCGTCCTCGGCCCGCACGACGTCCAGGGTCGGCCAGGGGCGCGGGCCGGCTCGTTCCTCGCGCTCGAGGTGACCGACACCGGCACCGGCATCGCCGATCACGATGCGCCGCACCTGTTCGAGCCGTTCTTCACGACCAAGGAGGCCGGCAAGGGCACCGGCCTCGGGCTGGCGACCGCCTATGGGATCGTCACGCAGCACGGCGGCTGGATCGAGGTCGAGTCGACGATGGGTGTCGGGGCCACCTTCCGCGTCGTCCTGCCCCGCGCCGACGCCGAGGGCCGGCCCGCCGAACCGGCCAAGGCGCCGGCAGCCGTGCCGACGGCGCGCCGTGCCCGCATCCTGCTCGTGGAGGACGAGACGGCGCTGCGCCGCCTGTTGGTGCAGGTGCTCGAGCGGCAAGGCTTCACGGTGCAGCCCGCGGCCGATGGCGCCGAGGCGCTCCATCTGTGGAAGGCCCGTCCCGAGCCCTTCGACCTCGTGGTGAGCGACATGATCATGCCCGGCGGGCTGTCGGGAGCCGAGTTGCTCGCGCTCATCGGACGCGACGACCCGACGATGCGGATGCTGCTCATCAGTGGCTATGGCGCGTCGGTGGAGGGGACCGGGCCGATGCTGTTGCAGAAGCCGTTCACCGTCGAAGCGTTCACCGACGCCGTGGATCAGGTGCTGCGCCAGCGGTGA
- a CDS encoding glycosyltransferase family 4 protein has protein sequence MRLALILTEFPPGIGGMQTHAESLARALREGGHDISVYTYRCDDPRLAEEARAFDRDAGYPVHRVLSRLGFWANHQWLVARLRASRVALVYASNVYYGLLGPALGVPVVCRSAGNDVQRPWIAYPYRAGSRIVSHPALEQRLHRWYRRWNAPEWLEAAFRRRRQALVRRSVAANRLILANSAYTRDLLARVGADARQVRVLPGGVDTLRFAPTRDRARARRACGLDPDAWVLLTACRLVAKKGLDFLVAQVPALRQVEPRLQLVVVGDGTQRARCEAMVEAARAGEAVRLVGRVPQREIQRYYAAADAFVLASRITRHRVSGLHDAETMGRVLCEANAAGLPVLASRSGGIPSVVTHQDNGLLFESDDAGDFLRQFTRLHGDEGLRCRLVARGRERAEREFAWPHLVAEHLRAFEDTLLARPSGA, from the coding sequence ATGCGGCTCGCGCTGATTCTCACGGAGTTCCCGCCCGGCATCGGCGGCATGCAGACGCATGCCGAGAGCCTGGCCCGGGCGCTGCGCGAGGGCGGTCACGACATCAGCGTGTACACCTACCGCTGTGACGACCCGCGCCTCGCCGAGGAGGCCCGCGCGTTCGACCGCGATGCCGGCTACCCGGTGCACCGCGTGCTCAGTCGCCTCGGGTTCTGGGCGAACCATCAGTGGCTCGTCGCCCGCCTGCGCGCCTCTCGGGTGGCGCTCGTGTACGCCTCGAACGTCTATTACGGCCTGCTCGGCCCGGCGCTGGGCGTGCCGGTCGTGTGTCGTTCGGCGGGCAACGACGTGCAGCGCCCGTGGATCGCCTACCCTTACCGCGCCGGCAGCCGGATCGTGAGCCATCCGGCGCTGGAGCAGCGGCTGCACCGCTGGTACCGCCGGTGGAACGCACCCGAGTGGCTCGAAGCGGCGTTCCGCCGACGACGGCAGGCGCTGGTGCGGCGCAGCGTCGCGGCCAATCGACTGATTCTCGCCAACAGCGCCTACACGCGTGACCTGCTCGCGCGCGTCGGCGCCGACGCGCGCCAGGTGCGCGTGCTGCCGGGTGGCGTGGACACCCTCCGCTTCGCGCCGACCCGTGACCGGGCCCGGGCCCGTCGCGCCTGCGGGCTGGACCCCGACGCCTGGGTGCTGCTCACGGCCTGCCGCCTGGTAGCCAAGAAGGGACTCGACTTCCTCGTGGCGCAGGTACCCGCCCTCCGGCAGGTCGAGCCGCGGCTGCAGCTGGTGGTCGTCGGCGACGGCACCCAGCGGGCCAGGTGCGAGGCGATGGTCGAGGCCGCGCGAGCGGGCGAGGCGGTGCGCCTGGTCGGCCGGGTACCGCAGCGGGAGATCCAGCGGTACTACGCGGCCGCCGATGCGTTCGTGCTCGCCAGCCGCATCACTCGACATCGCGTCAGCGGGCTGCACGACGCCGAGACGATGGGGCGAGTGCTCTGCGAGGCGAACGCGGCAGGCCTCCCGGTGCTGGCGAGCCGTTCGGGCGGCATCCCGAGTGTCGTGACGCACCAGGACAACGGCCTGCTCTTCGAGAGCGACGACGCAGGCGACTTCCTCAGGCAGTTCACGCGCCTGCATGGCGACGAGGGGCTGCGTTGCCGACTCGTGGCGCGCGGCCGCGAGCGTGCCGAGCGGGAGTTCGCATGGCCACACCTGGTGGCCGAGCATCTCCGGGCCTTCGAGGACACGCTGCTCGCCCGGCCGTCGGGAGCATAA